The following are encoded in a window of Vibrio azureus genomic DNA:
- a CDS encoding biotin-dependent carboxyltransferase family protein codes for MSCAALLVKQAGPLSLIQDYGRYGFAHIGITQGGPVDDYAYCWANHLLKNSINSSVIEITFGHCAFTATEDCHLAICGGDLSASIDGTPLNNWTDFYLRKNQTLKFGHAKNGLRAYLAIQGGFSVSPHFGSTATVMRESLGGLDQRGSKLKSGDIIPFQRHDLPQSNSRQVTFRFKPDYNLPLTLRVIEGYQIEYFSSEARQKIYSGSFTVSNQSNRMGYKVTGETITPPVSGILSEGITLGAIQVPADGKPIILLNDHQTIGGYPKLGCVARIDLPRLAQAKAGQHVHFVKGNREELQNLWCQWARFFGY; via the coding sequence ATGAGTTGCGCTGCTCTTTTGGTCAAACAAGCTGGCCCACTATCGTTAATACAGGATTATGGTCGTTATGGTTTCGCTCATATTGGTATTACCCAAGGTGGTCCTGTCGATGACTATGCGTATTGTTGGGCTAATCACTTGCTAAAGAATTCAATTAACAGCTCAGTGATTGAGATTACGTTTGGTCACTGCGCTTTTACCGCTACGGAAGACTGCCACCTCGCCATTTGTGGAGGAGACCTTAGTGCAAGCATCGATGGGACCCCGCTGAATAATTGGACGGATTTCTACTTGAGAAAGAACCAGACTCTCAAATTTGGTCACGCTAAAAATGGCCTGCGTGCTTATTTGGCCATTCAAGGTGGCTTTTCCGTGTCCCCTCACTTTGGCAGTACGGCTACCGTCATGAGGGAGTCATTAGGTGGCCTTGACCAGCGTGGTAGCAAGTTGAAATCAGGCGATATTATTCCATTTCAAAGACATGATTTACCCCAGTCCAATTCACGCCAAGTGACTTTCCGTTTTAAACCTGATTACAACCTCCCGCTGACTCTTAGAGTGATTGAAGGCTATCAAATCGAATATTTCAGTTCTGAAGCGCGGCAAAAAATATATTCAGGATCTTTCACCGTTTCTAACCAATCAAACCGCATGGGCTACAAGGTGACGGGAGAGACCATCACACCACCGGTGAGCGGAATTCTCTCAGAAGGCATCACTCTGGGAGCAATTCAGGTTCCAGCAGATGGTAAGCCCATTATTTTGCTGAACGACCATCAAACCATTGGTGGGTATCCGAAGCTCGGTTGTGTTGCGAGAATAGATTTGCCCCGCCTTGCTCAAGCTAAGGCAGGGCAACATGTGCACTTTGTCAAAGGGAACCGTGAAGAGTTACAGAATTTATGGTGTCAATGGGCCCGATTTTTTGGCTATTGA
- a CDS encoding TonB-dependent hemoglobin/transferrin/lactoferrin family receptor — protein MFKRSLLSASILFTFCHSVNAQQESLTIKEASDEQGQSQFNEVLVTATRNSQNLESVAASVSVITAKEIDENMVENISELFKETPGVTVNTTQRQGVQSINIRGIEGKRIQILVDGASQPGAFDGGPYSFINSSAVSIDPDMLKTVEVVKGAASSLHGSDAIGGVVAFDTKDPKDFLGKNRKQGGQVKLGYSSADKSFNEHVALANRFGEVESLIAFTRRDGDKLQNFAKAPYVKNAVTSQDYSKNDLLVKLQSQLNDQHQISLLGEMISNQSDADLASSYSDNDTSSDNTKQNRFGLKHQWFADSAVADSVTTRANWIDKKEHAETHRFQPASQRHSDNNQKKDYHYSEKRIEIETQLDKEINNHYLNYGLSYKKSKIKNTNQEYNSAPDIDDKLYVYSPNAKESSLGLFVQDEISLLNERLTLTPGVRYDRFVTDPANIDGESFKKFDDAALTGRLGATYQLSPSGTIFGLVSQGFRAPSFDELYYTYDNPIHGYVNEPNPDLKSEKSISYEVGYRHINAFSASEISLYYSDYDDFIAQVSSSGTNNSSPTIYTNENLDEATIKGIEISNKLDLHKIANAPQGLTTRIAAEYTQGEDGQGRPLNSVNPWNAVTEVNYDSPNKTWGTSLKVRYTANKSKSDINYDKDNGGTDKQVATPSATVADLTAYYKPINNITIRAGVMNLTDEKYYLWNDVRGKSALTSDLTQAERNYSLSVKYEF, from the coding sequence ATGTTCAAACGATCTTTATTGTCTGCTTCTATTCTTTTTACTTTTTGTCATTCCGTAAATGCACAGCAAGAGTCTCTTACTATAAAAGAAGCCTCTGATGAACAAGGGCAGTCACAATTTAATGAAGTTTTAGTAACTGCCACAAGAAATAGCCAAAATCTGGAGTCTGTTGCAGCTTCTGTCAGTGTGATTACTGCAAAAGAGATCGATGAAAATATGGTCGAAAACATCAGCGAGTTATTTAAAGAGACTCCGGGAGTTACTGTAAACACGACTCAGCGCCAAGGCGTTCAGAGCATCAATATCCGTGGTATTGAGGGAAAGCGGATTCAGATTTTAGTTGATGGTGCATCACAACCTGGCGCATTTGATGGTGGTCCCTACTCTTTTATCAACTCTAGTGCGGTATCGATTGATCCAGACATGCTGAAAACTGTTGAAGTCGTAAAAGGCGCAGCTTCTAGTCTTCATGGCAGCGATGCAATTGGAGGTGTCGTTGCTTTTGATACCAAAGACCCTAAGGACTTTCTGGGTAAAAACCGTAAACAAGGTGGACAAGTTAAACTGGGGTATTCGTCGGCAGACAAATCATTTAATGAACACGTTGCTCTAGCGAATCGTTTTGGAGAGGTCGAATCCCTGATTGCTTTTACTCGACGTGACGGTGACAAATTACAAAACTTCGCTAAAGCACCTTATGTGAAAAACGCCGTCACATCTCAGGATTACAGCAAAAATGATCTATTAGTCAAGTTACAGTCGCAATTGAACGATCAACACCAAATATCCTTATTGGGTGAAATGATCTCAAATCAGAGTGATGCTGATCTTGCCAGTTCATATTCTGATAACGATACCTCTAGCGATAACACAAAGCAAAATCGTTTTGGCCTGAAACATCAATGGTTTGCGGACTCAGCGGTTGCTGATAGTGTCACTACACGTGCAAATTGGATAGATAAAAAAGAACACGCGGAAACTCATCGTTTTCAACCAGCAAGTCAAAGGCATTCAGATAACAACCAGAAGAAAGATTACCACTATTCTGAAAAAAGAATTGAGATAGAAACTCAACTCGATAAAGAGATCAATAATCATTACTTGAATTACGGCCTATCTTATAAAAAAAGTAAAATCAAAAATACGAACCAAGAATATAATTCTGCACCAGATATCGATGATAAACTGTATGTCTATAGCCCAAATGCAAAAGAAAGCAGCCTTGGTCTATTTGTTCAAGATGAAATCTCTCTTCTAAATGAGCGTCTCACTTTAACTCCGGGTGTACGCTACGACCGCTTCGTGACCGACCCAGCTAACATTGATGGGGAATCATTTAAAAAGTTTGATGATGCTGCTTTAACTGGCCGCTTGGGAGCGACTTATCAACTGTCACCGTCGGGGACAATTTTTGGCCTAGTCAGCCAAGGGTTTCGAGCTCCTTCATTTGATGAGCTTTACTATACCTATGATAACCCAATCCATGGCTACGTAAATGAGCCAAATCCGGATCTGAAATCTGAAAAAAGTATCTCTTATGAAGTCGGTTATCGTCACATTAATGCATTTTCAGCCAGTGAAATTTCATTGTATTACAGTGATTATGACGATTTTATTGCGCAAGTTTCCTCAAGCGGTACTAACAACAGCAGTCCAACGATATATACAAATGAAAATTTAGATGAAGCTACAATCAAAGGAATAGAAATCTCTAACAAACTCGACCTTCACAAGATCGCCAATGCACCTCAGGGGCTTACCACTCGAATTGCAGCAGAATATACGCAAGGTGAAGATGGCCAAGGTAGACCTCTTAATAGCGTCAACCCATGGAATGCAGTAACAGAAGTCAATTACGACTCACCGAATAAAACTTGGGGGACCAGTTTAAAAGTGAGATACACAGCGAATAAGTCTAAATCAGACATCAACTATGATAAAGATAATGGTGGCACAGATAAACAAGTGGCTACCCCCTCAGCAACCGTTGCTGACTTAACCGCTTACTACAAACCAATCAATAATATAACGATTCGTGCTGGCGTGATGAATTTAACGGATGAAAAATACTATCTGTGGAACGATGTTCGAGGAAAGTCAGCGCTAACGAGCGATCTTACTCAAGCAGAGAGAAACTATAGCTTGAGTGTTAAGTATGAGTTCTAA
- a CDS encoding 5-oxoprolinase subunit PxpA produces MTLVNRQQLSLNCDMGESFGSWKMGNDENVMPHIDMANIACGFHASDPTIMNNTIVLANQHDVEIGAHPSYPDLQGFGRRSMAMSGEEITNMLIYQIGALQALCRAQFNDINYIKPHGALYNDMMCDDRIFLAVVKAAALFQLPLMILASQQNEKYLEIADNFDVPLLFEAFADRLYQDDGKLTPRTQSNAVLNSEFAILQQVQMLANSGRVKTESGQYIRLEADTICVHGDNAEAIALIQKIRHCL; encoded by the coding sequence ATGACATTAGTGAATAGGCAACAACTCAGTCTCAATTGTGATATGGGAGAGAGCTTTGGTTCGTGGAAGATGGGCAATGATGAGAATGTCATGCCTCACATTGATATGGCCAATATTGCCTGTGGCTTTCACGCTTCCGACCCTACCATCATGAACAACACTATCGTATTGGCAAATCAGCACGATGTGGAAATTGGCGCTCATCCAAGTTATCCCGATCTCCAAGGTTTTGGCCGACGAAGTATGGCAATGAGTGGCGAAGAGATAACCAACATGTTGATTTATCAAATTGGAGCATTACAAGCTTTATGTCGAGCTCAATTCAACGATATTAACTATATCAAACCACACGGTGCACTTTATAATGACATGATGTGTGATGACAGGATCTTTCTCGCAGTGGTTAAAGCGGCTGCCCTTTTTCAATTGCCCTTGATGATTCTGGCATCACAACAAAATGAGAAATATCTAGAAATTGCGGATAACTTTGATGTTCCTTTGTTGTTCGAAGCTTTTGCAGATAGACTTTATCAAGATGATGGCAAGTTAACACCGAGGACTCAGTCTAATGCTGTACTAAACAGTGAGTTTGCAATATTACAGCAAGTGCAAATGTTGGCTAACTCAGGAAGAGTAAAGACAGAATCAGGTCAATATATCCGTTTGGAGGCAGATACTATTTGTGTCCATGGTGATAATGCGGAGGCCATCGCTTTAATTCAAAAAATTCGCCATTGTTTGTAA
- a CDS encoding 5-oxoprolinase subunit B family protein, protein MNSDRYSLFPVSESSLMLEFDKTVSIESVGYLAQQMRENVSSSSIINVVPSYRTILVQYLPFRVSESEIYKYIQSIILSFEQITLSSEDAKTLTIPVYYGKETALDLKRFEDKGIHLEQLIEVHTQPIYTVSAIGFTPGFAYLSDVPNSISIPRHASPRLNVPAGSVAIADSKTAVYPSDSPGGWNVIGRTPLGLFSDHAPFIPFEVGNNITFTSISRDEFIQLGGKL, encoded by the coding sequence ATGAACAGTGATCGATATTCCCTCTTTCCTGTTTCGGAAAGCAGTTTAATGCTCGAGTTTGACAAGACTGTTTCGATTGAGTCTGTTGGGTATCTTGCTCAACAGATGCGTGAAAATGTATCGTCAAGTTCTATTATCAATGTCGTCCCCTCATATCGGACGATCTTAGTCCAGTATTTGCCCTTTAGAGTCAGTGAGTCCGAAATCTATAAATACATTCAGTCGATAATTTTAAGCTTTGAGCAAATCACCTTATCAAGTGAGGATGCTAAAACGCTAACGATACCAGTATATTATGGAAAAGAGACCGCCTTGGATCTTAAGCGTTTTGAGGATAAAGGCATACATTTAGAGCAGTTGATTGAAGTCCATACTCAGCCGATTTATACCGTGTCAGCGATAGGGTTTACGCCCGGATTTGCGTATCTTTCTGATGTGCCTAATTCTATTAGCATTCCAAGGCATGCATCTCCACGTCTTAATGTACCTGCTGGTAGTGTTGCCATCGCCGATAGTAAAACCGCAGTTTACCCGTCGGATAGTCCTGGAGGTTGGAATGTGATTGGAAGAACCCCTCTTGGTCTGTTCTCTGACCACGCACCATTTATTCCTTTTGAAGTCGGCAATAACATTACCTTTACCTCCATATCACGCGATGAATTTATTCAATTAGGGGGAAAGTTATGA
- the galE gene encoding UDP-glucose 4-epimerase GalE has translation MKVLVTGGMGYIGSHTCIQMIEAGMTPVIIDNLYNSKSTVLERIEKVCGQKPTFIQGDIRDKALLVEIMNQHDIEAVIHFAGLKAVGESVAKPLEYYDNNVNGTLVLVDAMRAAGVKSIVFSSSATVYGDPATVPITEDFPTSATNPYGRSKLMVEECLTDFQKANPDWSITLLRYFNPVGSHPSGELGEDPQGIPNNLMPFVSQVAVGRREFLSVFGSDYPTKDGTGVRDYIHVMDLSDGHIAALNKVGQKPGLHVYNLGTGNGFSVLEMVHAFEKASGQAVPYQLVDRRPGDIAECWADPAKAAAELEWKAERTLDEMTADTWRWQSNNPQGYPDA, from the coding sequence ATGAAAGTACTTGTTACTGGTGGTATGGGTTACATAGGCAGTCATACTTGTATTCAGATGATTGAAGCAGGCATGACACCCGTCATCATTGATAACTTATATAACAGCAAATCAACAGTATTAGAACGAATTGAGAAAGTGTGTGGCCAGAAACCCACTTTTATCCAAGGCGATATTCGTGATAAAGCATTACTGGTTGAAATCATGAACCAACATGATATTGAAGCAGTTATTCATTTTGCTGGCTTAAAAGCCGTCGGAGAGTCTGTCGCAAAACCTTTGGAGTACTACGACAATAACGTTAATGGGACGTTAGTTCTTGTCGATGCCATGCGTGCAGCGGGTGTGAAGTCAATTGTTTTTAGCTCTTCAGCAACCGTTTATGGGGACCCGGCTACTGTACCAATTACAGAAGATTTTCCTACCAGTGCGACCAACCCTTATGGCCGCAGCAAACTCATGGTAGAAGAGTGTCTGACTGACTTTCAAAAGGCCAACCCAGATTGGAGCATTACTTTATTGCGCTACTTTAATCCGGTCGGTTCACACCCATCGGGAGAGCTTGGCGAAGATCCTCAAGGTATTCCAAATAATTTGATGCCATTTGTTTCTCAAGTTGCGGTAGGGCGACGTGAGTTTTTATCTGTCTTCGGTAGTGATTATCCAACCAAAGATGGTACTGGTGTTCGCGATTACATCCACGTAATGGACTTGTCCGACGGACATATTGCTGCGTTAAATAAGGTAGGTCAGAAACCAGGTCTACACGTTTACAACCTTGGCACAGGCAATGGTTTTAGTGTTCTAGAAATGGTTCACGCCTTTGAAAAAGCATCTGGTCAAGCGGTTCCATATCAATTAGTTGACCGTCGTCCAGGCGATATTGCCGAATGCTGGGCAGATCCGGCAAAAGCGGCAGCAGAACTCGAATGGAAAGCAGAACGCACATTGGATGAAATGACCGCTGACACTTGGCGTTGGCAATCTAATAACCCTCAAGGCTATCCAGATGCCTAA